The following are encoded together in the Brassica napus cultivar Da-Ae chromosome A9, Da-Ae, whole genome shotgun sequence genome:
- the LOC125578274 gene encoding serine/threonine-protein kinase-like protein CCR1, protein MEKSEKVAYVSVLSLLSLSLLLLIIFLFLLCRKKPVRSDEPLLPETKPVGLAYPLTEIDSATDGFNQRRIIGSGRLGTVYAAVIPTHRNLVAVKRIHPGLVLSKPGFGFSTILKTLSSSLHPNVVSILGFSEAPGERIVVTEFIGEARSLSDHLHHGDPDLEFDWRKRFKVAAGAARGLEYLHEVIVHGRFTSSNILLDDKFTAKVSDYGFAFLIPREKSEIHWYVEEGYCKESDVYGFGVVLLEILSGRRSENGLIVKWATPLIKEQRFAELLDSRVVVRSEIKCLVIRLAKVALACVGNSRRSRPTVSQVAAILNSLEREGGVV, encoded by the coding sequence ATGGAGAAATCTGAAAAAGTAGCTTACGTttctgttttgtctcttctctcgctctctcttcttctcctcatcatcttcctcttcttatTATGCAGAAAGAAACCGGTCCGGTCCGACGAACCTCTCCTTCCAGAAACCAAACCGGTCGGTCTAGCTTATCCCTTAACCGAAATAGATTCAGCAACCGACGGCTTCAACCAGCGACGAATCATCGGCAGCGGTCGGTTAGGTACGGTTTACGCCGCGGTTATTCCAACGCACAGAAACCTAGTCGCGGTAAAAAGAATACATCCCGGTTTGGTTTTGAGTAAACCGGGTTTCGGTTTCTCCACAATCCTCAAAACGCTTTCTTCCTCTCTTCACCCCAACGTCGTCTCGATCCTAGGCTTCTCGGAAGCTCCGGGGGAGAGGATCGTCGTGACTGAGTTCATCGGAGAAGCGAGAAGCTTGAGCGATCACTTGCACCACGGAGATCCCGATCTCGAATTCGATTGGCGGAAACGTTTTAAAGTCGCGGCGGGAGCGGCGAGGGGTTTGGAGTATCTGCACGAAGTAATCGTCCACGGACGATTCACGTCATCGAACATACTCTTAGATGATAAGTTCACGGCGAAGGTTTCGGATTACGGATTCGCGTTTTTGATTCCGCGTGAGAAGTCGGAGATCCATTGGTACGTTGAAGAAGGATACTGCAAAGAGAGCGATGTGTATGGATTCGGCGTCGTTTTGCTGGAGATTCTGAGCGGGAGGAGAAGCGAAAACGGATTGATCGTGAAATGGGCGACGCCGTTGATCAAGGAGCAGAGATTCGCGGAGCTTTTGGATTCGAGAGTGGTTGTTCGGAGTGAGATCAAGTGTTTGGTGATAAGGTTAGCGAAGGTTGCTTTGGCCTGCGTCGGGAACTCGCGGAGGAGCCGCCCAACGGTTTCTCAGGTGGCAGCGATTTTGAATAGTTTGGAGAGGGAAGGAGGGGTTGTTTGA
- the LOC106367638 gene encoding guanylate-binding protein 2, whose product MRGFFSRGTKDSPSSSASPSPRSYPSTSPASSSAVTGPPRPIRLVYCDEKGKFRMDPEAVATLQLVKEPIGVVSVCGRARQGKSFILNQLLGRSNGFQVASTHKPCTKGLWLWSSPIKRTALDGSEYNLLLLDTEGIDAYDQTGTYSTQIFSLAVLLSSMFVYNQMGGIDEASLDRLSLVTQMTKHIRVKASGGTSSRSELGQFSPIFVWLLRDFYLDLVEDNRKISPRDYLEIALRPVQGSGGDIGSKNEIRDSIRALFPDRECFPLVRPLTNEKDLQRLDQIPLEDLRAEFGAGLDALTKFVFEKTRPKQLGGTVMTGPILVGITQSYLDALNNGAVPTITSSWQSVEETECRRAYDSGIEAYLADFDQSKAPEEGALREEHEDAVRKALAMFNANAVGAGLARKKYEELLHKDLKKKFEDYKKNAFMEADLRCTSTIQSMEKQLRAACHASNANMDNVVKVLEARLSDYEASCHGPGKWQKLSVFLQQSLEGPIYDLTKRLIDNIAIEKNSLAVKFRSVEEAMKHVKQQLNDSEKYKLEYQKRYDESNIDKKKLEDVYRERITKLQGENRSLNERCSTLVKTVESKQEDIKEWKRKYDQFVLKQKAVEDQLKSDMEVLRTRSTTSDARLSAAREQAKSAQEETEEWKRKYDYAVGEARSALQKAASVQERSGKETQLREDVLREEFTLTLVEKDEEIKEKATKIEKAEQSLTVLRSELKAAELKIKSFDVETASLKLELREMIDRLDSANTKALAYEKEANKLEQEKIRLEQKYRSDFERFDEVQERCKTAEIEAKRATELADKARTDAVTSQKEKSESQRLAMERLTQIERAERHAENLERQKNDLEDELHRLRVSEMEAVSKVTVLEARVGEREKEIESLLKVTNAQRAHNVKSLEKLLDEERKAHIAANRRAEALSLELQAAQASVDNLQQELAQARLKETALDNKIRAASASRGKRTRVEDVVDMDIGEASDRILKTNKRSRSARGDDDSGAYEDGVSVSRGGEDEEEAEDYKKLTVQNLRHELTKYDYGHLILNKGHQNKKEILALYEAHVLPKKEEERKRQREATS is encoded by the exons ATGAGGGGTTTCTTCAGTCGAGGAACCAAAGACTCGCCGTCTTCTTCCGCTTCTCCGTCGCCGAGATCGTACCCTTCAACCTCTCCGGCGTCGTCATCCGCAGTGACGGGACCACCGAGACCGATTCGCCTAGTGTACTGCGACGAGAAAGGAAAGTTTCGGATGGACCCTGAAGCTGTCGCTACTCTGCAGCTCGTCAAGGAGCCGATCGGCGTTGTCTCGGTTTGTGGTAGGGCTCGTCAAGGAAAGAGCTTTATTCTCAATCAG CTTCTTGGACGTAGTAATGGGTTTCAAGTAGCGTCCACGCACAAGCCGTGTACCAAGGGGCTTTGGTTGTGGAGTTCTCCTATCAAACGAACTGCTCTCGATGGATCTGAGTATAACCTTTTGTTGTTGGATACTGAAGGCATTGATGCTTATGATCAAACC GGTACCTACAGCACTCAGATATTCTCGTTAGCTGTTCTTTTGTCAAGCATGTTCGTGTATAATCAG ATGGGAGGTATTGACGAAGCTTCGCTTGATCGTCTTTCTCTTGTTACTCAAATGACTAAGCATATCCGCGTTAAGGCGTCTGGAGGGACGAGTTCACGTTCTGAGCTTGGACAGTTCTCTCCCATCTTTGTCTGGCTCCTTAGG GACTTTTATTTGGACCTAGTTGAAGATAACCGCAAGATTTCTCCGCGTGACTATTTAGAAATTGCGCTAAGGCCGGTTCAAGGTAGTGGAGGAGATATTGGTTCTAAGAATGAG ATCCGTGATTCAATCCGTGCACTTTTTCCGGACAGAGAATGTTTTCCTCTTGTAAGGCCTCTGACAAATGAAAAGGACCTCCAGAGACTTGATCAAATTCCG TTGGAAGATTTGAGAGCCGAGTTTGGTGCTGGCCTGGATGCATTAACCAAGTTTGTTTTCGAGAAGACGAGGCCCAAACAGTTAGGGGGTACGGTGATGACCGGTCCTATACTTGTTGGTATCACACAGTCTTATCTGGATGCGTTGAATAACGGTGCCGTGCCAACAATAACCTCATCTTGGCAG AGTGTGGAAGAAACGGAGTGTCGAAGAGCATATGATTCTGGTATAGAAGCATATTTGGCTGACTTTGACCAATCAAAAGCTCCTGAAGAA GGTGCACTGAGGGAAGAACATGAAGACGCAGTTCGAAAAGCCTTGGCTATGTTTAACGCTAATGCTGTAGGGGCTGGTTTAGCCAGAAAAAAATACGAGGAACTTCTCCATAAAGACTTGAAGAAAAAATTTGAG GATTACAAAAAGAATGCATTCATGGAAGCAGATTTGCGATGCACGAGTACTATCCAAAGTATGGAAAAGCAGCTTAGAGCAGCTTGTCATGCCTCTAATGCAAATATGGATAATGTTGTCAAG GTTCTAGAAGCACGTTTGTCAGACTATGAAGCATCATGTCATGGCCCGGGGAAATGGCAGAAACTTTCTGTGTTCTTGCAGCAAAG CTTGGAAGGACCGATATATGATCTGACGAAAAGGCTTATAGATAATATCGCTATAGAGAAGAACTCACTTGCAGTGAAATTCCGTTCCGTTGAAGAGGCGATGAAACATGTAAAGCAGCAGTTGAACGATAGCGAGAAATACAAGTTGGAATACCAGAAACGTTATGATGAATCCAACATCGACAAAAAGAAGCTGGAAGATGTATATAGAGAGCGCATAACTAAACTACAGGGGGAGAACAGGTCGCTGAACGAACGGTGCTCCACTTTGGTTAAAACCGTGGAATCTAAACAGGAAGATATCAAGGAATGGAAAAGGAAGTATGACCAGTTTGTTTTGAAGCAGAAAGCTGTTGAAGATCAGCTCAAATCTGATATGGAAGTGCTTAGGACACGGAGTACTACTTCTGATGCTAGGCTTTCTGCAGCTAGAGAGCAAGCCAAATCCGCGCAAGAAGAGACAGAGGAATGGAAAAGGAAATATGATTATGCTGTGGGAGAGGCAAGATCTGCTCTTCAAAAGGCTGCTTCAGTTCAAGAACGTTCAGGCAAGGAAACACAATTGAGGGAAGATGTTCTGAGGGAGGAATTTACTTTAACTTTAGTTGAGAAG GATGAAGAAATTAAAGAGAAGGCAACAAAAATTGAGAAGGCAGAGCAGTCTCTAACTGTTCTAAGATCAGAgttgaag GCGGCAGAGTTGAAAATCAAAAGCTTTGACGTGGAAACAGCATCACTGAAACTAGAGTTAAGGGAAATGATTGATAGGTTAGACAGTGCCAACACAAAGGCTCTAGCATATGAAAAGGAGGCAAACAAGTTGGAACAGGAGAAAATCCGCTTGGAGCAAAAGTACCGATCTGACTTTGAAAGATTCGATGAAGTCCAAGAGAGATGCAAAACAGCTGAGATAGAAGCTAAAAGGGCTACTGAACTGGCGGACAAAGCTCGAACTGATGCCGTGACTtcccaaaaagagaaaagtgAGAGTCAGAGGTTGGCAATGGAAAGACTTACTCAGATCGAGCGAGCTGAGAGACATGCCGAAAACTTAGAGAGGCAGAAAAACGACTTGGAGGATGAGTTGCACAGACTTCGTGTGTCTGAGATGGAGGCTGTCTCCAAGGTTACAGTCTTGGAAGCAAGAGTAGGAGAGCGAGAGAAAGAGATCGAGTCGTTGTTAAAGGTAACCAACGCGCAGAGAGCGCACAACGTGAAGTCACTGGAGAAGCTGTTGGATGAAGAGCGGAAGGCTCATATAGCTGCAAACCGAAGAGCCGAAGCTCTTTCTCTCGAGCTGCAAGCCGCGCAGGCAAGCGTTGATAATCTTCAGCAAGAGTTAGCTCAAGCTAGGTTGAAAGAAACTGCGCTTGACAACAAAATCAGAGCTGCCAGTGCTTCGCGCGGGAAACGGACCAGGGTCGAAGATGTTGTTGATATGGACATTGGAGAAGCAAGCGATAGAATCTTGAAGACTAATAAACGGTCTCGGAGCGCAAGAGGAGATGATGATAGTGGTGCTTATGAGGATGGTGTTTCCGTTTCCAGAGGAGGTGAAGACGAGGAGGAAGCAGAAGATTACAAGAAGCTCACGGTGCAGAATCTTAGGCATGAACTGACCAAGTATGACTACGGACATTTGATACTGAACAAAGGGCATCAGAACAAGAAAGAGATTCTTGCTTTGTATGAAGCTCATGTTCTTCCCAagaaagaggaagagagaaagagacagagagaagcTACTTCTTAG